The nucleotide window GCCACCGGCTTGATCGCCGGGCCGCTCAGGCCACCGACGACGTTGCCGAGCAGCGGCCTCCGGCGCCGCCAGTCGACCGCGATTCCCTGGAGGGTGTTGACGAGGCTGACGGCGTCGGCCCCGCCGTCGCGGGCGGCGCGGGCGACGGCGACGATATCGGTGACGTTGGGGGTCAGCTTGGCGAGCACCGGCAGGCTCGTGGCCTCGCGGACGCCGGCGACGACGGCCCGGCAGGCGGCCGGGTCGGTGCCGAGGTCGACGCCGTGGCTGACGTTGGGACAGGAGATGTTGAGCTCGAGGGCGGCGATCCCCGCGACCCCGTCGAGGCGCCGCGCCAGCGCCACGAACTCGCCGGCGGTCGCCCCGGCCACGCTCACGATCACCGGCGCGCCGCAGGCCGCCAGCCAGGGCAACTGGCGGGCGACGAACGCCTCGACGCCGTCGTTGTCGAGGCCGATCGAGTTGAGCAGCCCGGCGGCCGTCTCCACGGTCCGCCACGGGGCGTTGCCGCGGCGCGGCAGCGGAGTGATCGTCTTGGGGATCACCCCGCCAAGCCGCGCCTGGTCGACCAGCGCCGCCAGCTCACGGCCGTAGCCGAACGTGCCGGAGGCGACGAGGATCGGGTTGGGGAGCCGCAGCCGGCCGAGCGCCACGCCGAGATCGACTGCCGAGGCGGCGGGAGGGGACCCGGCGGGGGGAACCATGGCGGCGGGTCGGCGGCGGGGCGGGGTACGGAGCGGGGCACGGCCAGCGGGCGACACCGGGCCGGAAAGGCACTGCCCGGGTTCACCCCGGACCGGACGCCTCCGGAGTGTAGCCAGTCGGGCCCCATGTCGCCCCCGCAACGACGCCCCGCGGCGGTCGTCCGCACCGGTCGCACCGATCAGTTCAAGTTTGTCGGTCGTAACGCCGAATGAAGAGGTGAGACCGGGTCGTGGCCAGGCGGCCGACGGCGCGGTGAACTTTGACAAAACTCTTTGAAAACAATAGGCTTCTGGCGATTTTCCACGGGTTTCCCCCCGCTTCCCCCCCTCTCGGGCGGTTCCGGAACGGCGGTGACACGGGAGCGCCCCGGCCGTGACCAAGAAAGACATCGTCCGTTCGATCGCCGAACAGATCGACCTCCCCCAGCTACGCACCAAGAAACTGGTCCAGAAGACCTTCGATGCCCTGATCGAGACCCTGGTGCGTGACGGCCGGATCGAACTGCGGAACTTCGGCGTGTTCCAGATCAAGCAGCGCAAGGCCCGGATGGCCCGCAACCCCCGCACGGGGGCCCGCGTGCCGGTCCAGGCCAAGCACGTGGTGACGTTCAAACCGGGCAAGGAGATGGAGGAACGCGTCAGGCAGCTCGACACGGCGGTGGCGGAGGGCGGGGCGGCGACCACAGGTTTCGCCGCAGGCCATCCCACCGATGTCCGGGCAGCCGACACCGCTCCGCCGCCCCGCGAGGGCGGGACCTGAGCACGGGACTGCGGTGGCAAACGGGGTCGATTCGGAAGGCCGCGACGACGGGAGGGCATGAGGCCACTTCCCGCGATCAGGCAGCACGGTGGTTCGGGATGGCGTAGGTCGGGCTGGTGGAGGGGAGTCCCCTTCCGCTACACACCGGCTCGTCAACGGTCATGGAGGACAGGACGATGAACCGTTCCGAGGGCAGTCGGGGTGCACGTGTCCACGGTGCCCGGCGCGTATCGGGGGGAGCGGGGTCGACGGCGCGCACGCGCCTGTCGCCCGGCCTGCTCGTCGTCGCCGCCCTGCTCCTCGCGACGACGACGGGATGCCTGATCCCGATCTACTCCGGCGATCCGATCCGCCGGGCCCAGCAGCTGATCTTCACCTCCGAAGACCTCCGCGCGATCGCCGACGAATGGGAACGGATCTGGTTTCTCGACCAGCCGTCGCACATGACGCCATTCCGCACCCACGGCGGAATCATCTGACGACGCCGTCGAGTCTCACTCGGCACTCGGGCTCCACAGCAGACTCTCGACCGGCAGGCTGCGGGTGCTGATCCGGACCTCGTCGATCAGGGCCCGGGCGTCGCGCGCCAGCTTCCCCGCGTCGAACCCGCGGCCAACCGTCCAGGTGCCGAAGCCGGGGACGATCCCGCCCCGGATCTCGCATTCGCCCGCCGGCGCGTAGCCGGTGCCGGCGCCGACGAACAGCCGCAGGACGGCGCCGTCGCTGACGACGGCGAGGTGCCGCCACTCCCCCACCGGGAGCGGCGCGGCCCCGACGAGGCTGCGGATCGCCCCCGACGAGTCGACCAGCTCGACCGTCGGGCGGCCGTCGGGCGCGAGAAACAGCTGGAACGGCGCCGCCGGCGCCCCGGTCGGCCGGCCGTCCTTGCCGAGCAGCGTCTGCACCGGGCCGATCTCCACCGGACGGACCGACAGCTCGATCGTGAACGACGTGAACGGAAACGAGTCGACGGCGTCCATGTGGGTCTGCGAGCGGCCCGGGTCGGTGTACAGGTCGCGCGTCAGCCCGGCGACCAGCGCCGCCGAGTCGTCGAGGACGCCGCGGTTGGCGACCCCCGGCTGCGGGACGGTGGCGGCGGGCACGGCCACACCGGCCAGCGGCGCGTTGTCGCGGCCGTAGGCGTAGAGGTGGTTGCGGTGGGCGCCGGAGTCGCGGACGGCGACACCGTCGCGGGCTTCGCGGTCGAACGGCAGCGGCTCCCCCGGCGTTCCCTCCTCGAAGCGCCACCAGGCGAGCACCGCCGCGGCCACGCGCTGCCGCGGCGTGAGCACGGCGGACGCGGATCGCAGGCGGCGGTGGGCGGCGGCGAGCGTGTCGGCGTCGAACTTGACCACCTCGCGGTCGTAGGTCATCAGGCCGTTGACCTCGATCTCGACGTCGGTCGTCTGCGTGTAGACGGCGGCGGCGAGGTGCGATTCGACCATCGGGCGGAGCGCGTCGAGGTATTTGAGGTAGGTCTCCTGGAGCGTGGCCCGGTCGGCGAACTGCCGGTAGCCCCAGTTCTTCTCCCCCTGCCAGGTGTGGCCGGCCAGCGGCAGGCCGAGACCGCCATACTCCCCGAGCACGCTGGCGCGGCGGTCCTCAGCCGGGGGAAACTCGGGCTGCGGGTAGAAGTGGATGTCGCGGACGTCGCCGACGCCGAAGTCGTTGCCGCCGCTGGCCGAGATCACCAGGCGGCCCGGGTCGCGCTCCTTGACGAAGCGCGTCCAGCGCACCGTCTCGGCCTGGCCCCACCCCTCGTTGAACGGCACCCAGGCGACGATGCAGGTGTCGCCGCCGCGTGCCGTCAGCAGGGCGTCGAGCTCGCGGGCGAAGATCGCCGTCGATTCGGCCGAGCGCGTCCCCTCGGTGCCGTCGCGCGGCCAGGGCTGGTTGGCATCGCCGCTGGGCATGTCCTGCCAGACGAGCAGCCCGAGCCGGTCGCAGTGGTGATACCACCGCGCCGGCTCGACCTTGACGTGCTTGCGGACGAGGTTGAAGCCGAGGCGGCGCGTGACCTCGAGGTCGGAGCGCAGCGCCGCGTCGGTCGGCGCGGTGGAGAGGCCGTCGGGCCACCAGCCCTGGTCGAGCGGGCCGAACAGGAACGTCGGCGTGCCGTTGAGGAGGATCCGGACCATGCCGTTGGCGTCGCGGCCGAGGGCCACGGAGCGCATCCCGAACCAGCTCGCCACGGAGTCGACGACGCGCTGGCCGTCGAGGAGCTCGACGGTGAGGTCTTCGAGCGCCGGAGTCTCGGGGGACCAGGGGGTGAATCCGGGCACGGCCAGGTCGAGCGGGGCGTTGGCCGGCCCCTCGGCGCGCCACCGCCCGCCCCCCGCCACGAGGCGCACGCGCCGCCCCGCGGCACCGCCGCCGGCGAGGCCGACGGTCACCCGCGCGCGGCTGCCGGGGAGGTCGGGATCGACCCGGACGCGCTCGATCCGCTCCGCCGGGACCGGTTCGAGCCACACCGTCTGCCAGATCCCGGTCACCGGCGTGTACCAGATCCCCTCCGGCTTGGAGAGCTGCTTGCCGCGCGGCTGCGGCCCGGCGTCGGTCGGGTCGTGGACGACGACGGTCAGCTCGTGGGCCGCCCCCGGCCGGGCGGCGAGGAGCGCCGTGATGTCGAACGAGAACGGGTCGTAGCCGCCGCGGTGGCTGCCGACCTCGGCCCCGTCGACGAACACGCGCGCTTCCCAATCGACGGCGCCGAAGTGGAGGAGCACGCGGCGGCCGCTCCACGCCTCCGGCACCGAGAAGCTCCGCCGGTACACCACCTCGCGCCCCGCCCCGACGGTCCGGCGGACGCCGCTCAGCGCCGACTCGACCGGAAACGGGACGAGGATCGTGCCCTCGGCGACGAACCCGGCCGCGTCGCCGACGGCGCGGGGGCGGATGCAGTAGTCCCAGTGGCCGTTGAGGTTCTGCCACTCCGGGCGGGCCAGCTGCGGCCGCGGATACTCAGGCAACACCGCGGCGGGGTCGACATCGGCGGCAAAGGGCGTCAGCAGGTGGCCGCCGAGGGGCCGCGCCGGCTCGTCGTCGGCGGCTGCCGCACCCCACCAGACGAGTGCCCACGCCAACCCGACCGTTGCTCCCACCCGTCGTGCGCGCATCGCGGCTCTCCCGTTGGCCGGCCACCCGACGATGACCGTGCTGCTCGCAGCCCGTGGAAAAAGTGATCGGCCGCTGGATGCGGCCGACGGCGACCAGGGAAACCCTCGGCGTTTCCCGCGGTCGCCTGAGTGGACAAAGGCCACGGAGGGCTTTGTCCACCGAAAGTTACAGCCGGATTTTCGCCGCCTGCTCGCGGATCGTCTCGAGGGGCACGAGCTGCCCATGGTTGCACCCCGGGCAGGCGGCGGCGGCGTCGGCCCAGTCGTCGGGGGTGCGGAGGTTCGAGTCCCAAAACGGCCAGGTCCGGCACTGCCGCGGCCGCTCCTCGTAGGCGGTGCACTTCCGCGTCGTCGCGTCGAGGAGCACGCAGTCGCCGCCGGGGCGCTCCTTGAGCGAGCGGCGGATCCCGACGCGGTACACGTGGCGGGCCTCGAACTCAACGCTGGTCAACGACAAGCGCCGCGCCATCGCGTCGATCTCCTCCTGGTTGACCCACACGTAGCCCTCGGCGCCGGTGCAGCAATCGCCGCACTGCGTGCAGCGGAAGCGCAGCCCCCCCGCGTACCACGGCTCCGCCGCCTCGCGTTTCATGTCTGCCATGCCGGCCTCGTGAGGGAGATCCCGTCGTCGTGCCCGTCGCCCGCCGCACCGACCACCGCGGCCACCGCACCGACCACCGCGGCGACGTCGGCCGGTCCGTTGAACGGCCCGAAGCTGACGCGCACCGTCCCGCCGTCGGCGGTGCCGAGGTGGCGGTGGACGAGGGCCGCACAGTGGAAACCCGCCCGGGCCTCGACGCCGGCGATCTGCTCGAGCAGCGCGGCGACATCGGCGGGATGATAGTCGGCGACGGTGAAGCTCACAATCGGCGCCCCGTCGGGCACCGCGACGACGCGCACGCCGGGGAGCGCCGCCAGCCGCTCCGCGGCCGCCGCCGCCAGCGCCCGGGCGTGGCCCGCGACCGCCGCGGTGCCGTGACGCGCGAGCCACTCGATCCCCGCCGCCAAGCCCGCCAGCGCCGGCACGTCGGGGCTGCCCGCCTCGAGGCGCTCGACGAGCGCCCCGGGCATGTCGAGGCAGGTGCTCGCCGTCCCCGTGCCCCCCTGGACGAGCGCTTCCGGCTCCAGGCCCTCGCGGACCCACAGCCAGCCGGTGCCGCCGGGGCCCTGGAGCCACTTGTGTCCGGCGGCGGCGACGACGTCGGCCACCGCGGCGATCTCGTCGAGGGGCACGAGCCCCGCCCCCTGCGCGGCGTCGACGACGAACAGGCCGTCGTGCTCGCGGACGACGCGCGACAGCGCCGCGAGATCCTGGCGCACGCCGGTGACGTTCGACACCAGGCTCGAGGAGAGGAGTCGCGTCGCCGGCCGCCACGCCAGCCGGACGGCGCGCGGGTCGACGCGGCCGGAGCCGTCGCAGGGGACGATCGACAGGTCGATGATCCCCCGGGCGCGGAGCCATTCGAGCGGCCGGAGGGTGGCGTTGTGGTCGGCGGCCGTGGCGACGACATGGTCGCCGGGCTGGAGCAGGCCGTGGAAGGCGACGTTGAGCGCCACCGTCGCCCCGGTGGAGAGCACGACGCGCGCCGGATCGGCGCCGAGCAGCCCCGACACGGCGCGGCGGGCACGGTCGCGGAGCGCCGTCGCCTCGAGTGCCGAGCGGTAGGCGCCGCGCCCGGCGGTCGCCCCGACCTCGGTCATCGCCCGGACGATGGCCGCGACCACCTCCGGCGGCTTCGGCCAGCCGGTCGCGGCGTTGTCGAGGTAGCGGCGCGGCGGGGAGGTCATCTCAGCCTCCGATCTGGTACATCGCGCGCTCGGGGCGGGCGAACGACGGCGTGCCGATGCCATGGGCGGCGCGCTTCGCCGCGACGCAGTCGCGGAGCAGCGTGGCGAGGAGCGCGGCTTCGTCGGCCGGCGGGTGCGCCGCGCGGAGGACGGCACGGGCGTCCCATTCGGTCGTCGAGAACAGGCAGTTGCGGAACTGGCCGTCGGCGGTGAGCCGGAGGCGGTCGCAGCGCCCGCAGAACGGAGCGCTGACCGGGTCGATGAACCCGACCGTCCCCCCGTCGGGATAGCGGTAGTCGACCGCGGGCTGGCCGGGATCGCCGGCCGGGAGGGGCTCGAGCGCGCCGAACTCGCGCGCCAGGATGGCGCGGACTTCGGCACCGCCGAGGACCTGCGCCCCCGACCAAGCCGACTCGCCGTCGAGCGGCATGAACTCGATGAACCGCAGGTGCAGCCCGGCGGCGCGGCAGTGCCTGGCCAACGGCACGATCTCCCCTTCGGTGAGCCCGCGGATCGAGACGGCGTTGATGCAGATGTCGCGAAAGCCGGCGCGGCGCGCCGCGGCCAACCCCTCGAGGACGCGTTCCAACCCGGGGCGCCTGGCGACGGCGGCGAACACCTGCGGATCGAGGGCGTCGAGGCTGACGTTGAGCCGGGCGAGGCCGGCGGCGGCGAGGGCCGCGGCCTGATCGGCGAGGAGCAGGCCGTTGGTCGACAGGGCGACCTCCTCGATCCCGGCGATCCCCACGAGGCGTTCGACCAATTCCGGCATCCCCGGCCGCAGGAGCGGCTCGCCGCCGGTGAGGCGCAGCGTGCGGATCCCCAACTCGGATGCGACGCGCACCACGCGCTCGATCTCGGCGAAGCTGAGCAGCTCGGCCGCCGGCCGGAACCGGGCGTCGAGTGGCATGCAGTAGCTGCAGCGCAGATTGCAGTGGTCGGTGACGCTGACGCGCAGGTCGGTGTGGACGCGGCCGAAAGCGTCGACGAGCCCCGCGGTCGCGGCCGGCGCCGGCACGCTCATCGAACCTCCCCGGCGACGACGGCGCGGAGGTCGCCGGGATGGGCCCAGCGCCGGCTGCCGTCGGGGGCCTCGTCGCACTTCCAGATCGGCACCGTGCGCTTCACCTCGTCGACGATCCACTCGGCGGCCGCGAACGCGGCGCTGCGGTGCGCGGCGGCGACCGCGACGACGATGCTCGCCTCGCCGACGGCGACCCGGCCGAGGCGGTGCTCGACGGCCGCGGCGGCGAGCGAGTGGGCGGCGGCCGCGGCCGCGAGGATCCCCTCGAGGAGGCGCTGGGCGAGGGCCTCGTGGGCCTCGTAGTGGAGCGCCGCGGTCAACTCGGCTCCGGTCGCCTCGCGCGTCGAGCCGACCATCACGACCGTCGCCCCGGCGCCCGGGTCGGCGACGAGGGCGCGGACGGCGTCGACCACGAGCGGCACGGCGGCGAGCCGGACGTGGAGCCGCGCCCCCGTGGCGGCCGGGATCGGCTCCGCAGTCCCTCGCGCTGCCATGTCAGCCTCCGCTTACCGGCGGAATCACCGCCACCGTCGCGCCGGGGGCGACGCGCTCGTCGTCGGCCGCATACCGATCGCCGTGGGCGAAGGCGCTGCGGGCGAGCAACGGCGCCAGCGCCGGGTAGCGCCGTTCGAGGGCACGGCGCAGCGCGCCGACGTCGCCGTCGGTCCAGGGGATGGCGACACGGCGGCAGCCGGCGGCGGCGGCGATGCCGGCGAACAGTTCGACGACGACCGTCGGCCCGGCCTCGGGCGCGGCGGCGGACTCGAGGGGCGTGGCGGGCTGGGGCATCGCTGGCTGCGGGTTGGGCGCCGTGCCCCGATCAGGACCGACCCGACGGGCCGTCATCGGAGACGACGCCGCACGCGCGGGCCAGGAGCTTCACCGGGTGGACGGTCGGCTTCGGCGTCGACTGCTCCATTTGTATCCGGCAGGCGGAGCAGTCGGTAGCGCCGATGTCGACCGTCCCGGAGCGGACGGCGGCCAACAGCCCGCGGCCGATCCGCAGGCTCGTCCGGTAGTGGCGGCGGGCGAGGCCGAAGGTGCCGGCCATCCCCGAGCAGCCGCGGTCGGTGGCGTCGACCGACAGGCCGGGCACGAGGCGGAGGAGCTGCTCGGCGGGGCTGGCCACGCCGGCGACGCGCACATGGCACGGGGCGTGGTACAGGACGCGCTGCGCCAGCGGACGGACCGGGGCCGGGAGCCGCCCGTCGCGGTGCAGTTCCCAGAGGAACGTCGCCGCGTCGCAGGTGGCGGCGACGACGCGCTGCGTGTCCTCGTCGTCGACGAGCCGCGGGTAGTCGTGGCGGATGCAGGTCACCGCGGCCGGCTCGGGGCACACGATCCGGTAGCCGAGGCGGACCGCCTCGGCGAGGATCCGCACGTTCCGCGTCGCCACCCGCCGCGCCGCGGCGACGTCGCCGGCGGCGATCAGCGGCATCCCGGCCGACACCTGCCGGGGATCGACGAACACCCCGACGCCGCTCCGCTCGAGCAGCGCCACCAGTGCCTCGGCGAGCTCCGGATCGTGGCGGCGGGCGAAGGTGTCGAGGAACAACAGCACGCGCGGCCCGCCGCGGCGCGAGGGGCGCGTCAGCCCGCGCCCCGCCGCCCAGCGGAGCGTGCGGTTGCCGGTGAACGGCGGCAGCTTCCGCCCCATCGCGATGCCGAGGAGCTTCTCCGCCAGCCAGCGGGCCCGCGGGCTCTCGAGCAGCGCGTTGGCCAGCGGCGCCATCCGGCCGCCGAGGGCCGACACGCCGTCGATCCGCGACAGCAGCCAATCGGTGACGCCGAGGCCGTTGGCGGCGACGTGGGCCCCGCGGATCTCCGTGACCAGTGCCGGGATGTCGACACCGGCGGCGCACCCGCTGGTGCACTGGTGGCAGTGGAAGCAGGTATCGGCGATCGCCGACACCGCCTCCCCTGCCACGGTGCGCTTGTCGACGCGCCCGGAGACGATCGCCGCCAGCAGGTTCGCCTTGGCGCGCGGCGAGGCCTCCTCACCGGGATGCTCGCGGAAGCGCGGGCACATCCGCTGCAGCGGCGACTCGCCACGGCAGCTCCCGCAGCCGTTGCAGGCCTCGACCTCCGCGAGCAGGTCGGCGGCGCTCCACGAGAGCACCGGCAGCGCCGCCGCCGTGGCGGCCGGCGGCGGACCGGCCGCCGGATCGGGGAGCGTGCGGAACGGAAATGCCTCCGCCGCCGGGCCCGCGACGCGCCCCGGGTTCATGATTCCCGAGGGGTCGAACAGCGCCTTGATCCGGTCGCCGACCGCGGCCAGCTCGGGGAACCCGTGGCGGAAAAACGGCGTCCGCGACAGGCCCAGCCCCTGCTCGCCGCCGACGGTGCCGCCGAGCGCGAAGACCTCGGCGTACAGCGCCTCGGCGAGCGGCACGAGGCGCTGCGGGGCGCGTGGATCGACGAACGGCCGGACATGGAGCTGGCCGTGCGCCGCGTGGCCGAACAGCATCACCGTGGCGGCATGCTGCTTGAGCAGCGCCTGCATCCGGCGGAGGAACTCCGGCAGCTCCGCCGGCGGGACGACGATGTCCTCGACGAACGGCACGGGCCGCTCCGCGCCGCGGACCCCGTGGAGCGTCGACACCACCTGCCGGGACAGATCCCAGAACAGCGCGACGTCGGCGGCGTCCTCGGCGCGGCGGACGTCGATGCACAGCTTCCGCGGCCCGTCGACGAGGCGGATCGCCTCCTCGAGCCGGCCCGCGGCCGCGCGCGGATCGGGCGCGGAGAACTCCACCAGCAGCCCCGCGTCGGCGACCGGGGGGATGAGCAACTCGAAGGCCACGCGCGCGTCGCGGGCCAGCGCCAGGTGGCGCTTGTCGAACAGGTCGCAGGCACTCGGCCCGAGCGGTGCCAGCCGCAGCGCGGCCCGCGCGGCGGCGTCGAGCGACTCGAACAGCACCAGCGCCACGGCACTCCCCGGATCGGCCACAGCCGTCGCCAGCGTCGCCTCGGTGACGATCCCGAGCGTTCCCTCCGCCCCTCCCAGCAGCCGCGGCAGGTCGACGACGCCGTCGTGCACCACGTCGGCGAGCCGGTAGCCGCCGTGCGACCGGCGCCCGGCCGGCTGGTCGCGCTCGATCACCGCGCGCGATCCGGCGATCACCCGCGCCACCCCGGCGGCCAGAGCCGCCGGCCCCTCCGTGGCCGCCGCGGCGGCAGCTTCGCCGACCGGCGTGAATTCGACGATCGTGCCGTCGGCGAGAACCACTTCGGCGGCACGGAGCCGGGACCGCACGGAGCCGTGGCGCGGCAGCCGGCTGCCGGAGACGTCGCGGCCGATCATCCCGCCGACCGTCGTCACCCACGGGTTGGGGGGATCGGGGCCGAAGCAGCGGCCGACCCGGGCGAGGTGCTGTTCGAGGTGGCCGGCGACGACGCCGGCCTGGACGCGGATCGTGTCGGCGCCGGTGTAGACGACCCGCCGCAGGTGCGCCGAGCAGTCGATAACGACGCCGGGCCCCAGCGCCCCACCACAGAGGCTCGTGCCCGCCCCGCGGGGATGGACCGGCACGCCGTTCTCCGCCGCCCAGCGGACCGTGGCGGCGACGTCGGCGGTGGAGCGCGGCTTGACGACCGCCAGCGGCCAGACCTCGAACAGGCTCGCGTCGGTGGCGTAGAGGCTCCGCGCCGGGGCGTCGCAGAGCACCTCGCCGGCGACCACGCCCCGGAGATCTTCCGCGATCCGTTGCCGCTCGAGGTCCATGGGGCTGCCGGGGGGCGAACGTCAGGGGCGCGGGGATTCCCGGGGAGCGGGCTGGCGTGCCCCCTCGCGGAGCCGGGCCACGGTTTGCCGGTGCCGTTCGTGGGTCTCGAGGTCGAACCCTCCGAACCGGCCCCGGCCGGCACCCCGGTAGCGGGCCCCGCAGCGGTAGCAGGCGAGGCAGTCGGGGACGACGAAGAACAGCACGACGTCGACCAGCGCCGTGCCGAACAGGATCGCGAACGTCAGCCACATGTCGCGCCACGCCCAGGCGAGGCAGCTCCCCGCCAGCCCGGCGACGACGATCCCGACGCCGAGCCGCTGGGGGAAATCCTTGCGCACGAAAAGATCGGCGCTCGGGCAGACCAGGCAGCGCGAGACCTGCGCCAGGCCATCGGCGCTGCCGCCGACGACAGCATCGGCCGGTGGCACGAGCCGGCCGCCGCACGCCGGGCAACCGATCGGGCCCAGGGGCTCCGGCACGTCGGCGACGACGGCGGCATGGCACGAAGGGCAGGTGTAGGCGACACGCATACGGCGATCGTAGCAGGGCGTCGGCCCCCGGCCTGCGCTCCCCTCCCGGGGGCCTGGGCCCCGGACGACCGCACGGAAGGGGCCCGACCGCTCACGCGACCGCGGTCGGCAGCGCCAGGAGCCGGGCGGCGAGGTCGCCGGTGATCGCCGCCAGGCAGGCGACGTAGAGGATTCCGGTGGCGCTTTGGGTATTGGGGATGGCGAGCGTCTGCCGGCTCATCACCAGGAGCACCGGCAGGCCGACGATCCCACCGATCCCGCGCAAAGCCTCGAGCGCCAGCGTGGCCCGATCGGGCGGCTGCGACGAGGAGACGGTGGCGAGCATCCCGAGCAGGCCGGGGAGGGCCACGCACGCCTCGATCCCCCAGGCGACGAGGGCGACGTCGATCATCCGGCGGAGGACGTCGACGCGCATCCCCGGGGCGTTGAGGTACCAGTGGCCGAGGAGCATGGCGTGGAGCGTGAGGCCGACGAGGGCCCCCGAGACGAGGGCCACCGGTCCCTCCGTCCACCCTCCGCGGAGCAGGGTCGCCGTCGCCAGGAGCTTCATGCACGCCAGGCAGGCGACGATGCCGCCGCGCGTGCGACCGGCGAGCCAGAGGATCCCGCCGATCCAGGCGATCACCGCCGCGGCCGCGGGAAGGAGCCACTCCGCCCCGGCGCCGGCCAGGGCCAGCGCCGCGAACGTCGCCCCTCCCATGATCACCAGGAGGTTGACGCGGAAGAATCCCGCCGGCACCGCGGCGGCCGGCGTCAGCACCAGCCCGAGTGCCATCCCGAAGCCGGTGCGGAGGAGGAAGTCGACCAGCAGGTTCATCGTGCCGTCGCCTCGCCTTTTCGTCCGTCCGCGGCCGCCGCGCCGCCGCCGGCATCGCTCATGACGACGCGCGCCCGTGGATCAGCGCGAGCACCTCGGCGCGGCTCGAGACGTTGGCGCGGAACAAGCCCTTCATCGCCGACGTCACGCACAGGCTGCCGGGCTTGCGGACGCCGCGGATCGTCATGCAGGTGTGGGTCGCCTCGACGACGACCGCCACCCCCTTGGCGCCGAGATCCTCCTCGAGCAAGTCGGCGATCGTCTCCGTGAGCCGCTCCTGCACCTGCGGCCGCCGCGCGACGACCTCGACGATCCGCGCGAGCTTGCTCAGCCCCAGGACGCGGCCGTCGGGGAGATAGCCGATGTGGGCCTTGCCCATGAAGGGGAGGAGATGGTGCTCGCACATCGAATGGAAGTCGATGTCCCGGACGAGGACCAGCTCGTCGTATTTCTCGGTGAACGCCGTGCGGAGGTGGACGCGCGGATCCTGGCGGAGGCCGCCGAACAACTCGGCGTACATCCGCGCCACCCGGGCCGGCGTCTGCAGCAGGCCCTCGCGGTCGGGATCCTCGCCGACGGCGAGGAGGATCTCCCGGACGGCGCGCTCGATCCGGGCGTGGTCCACGCTCCCAGGGAGCTGGCCGGGGGCCGACGACTGCTGGGCGGACGG belongs to Planctomycetota bacterium and includes:
- a CDS encoding FAD-binding protein, which codes for MDLERQRIAEDLRGVVAGEVLCDAPARSLYATDASLFEVWPLAVVKPRSTADVAATVRWAAENGVPVHPRGAGTSLCGGALGPGVVIDCSAHLRRVVYTGADTIRVQAGVVAGHLEQHLARVGRCFGPDPPNPWVTTVGGMIGRDVSGSRLPRHGSVRSRLRAAEVVLADGTIVEFTPVGEAAAAAATEGPAALAAGVARVIAGSRAVIERDQPAGRRSHGGYRLADVVHDGVVDLPRLLGGAEGTLGIVTEATLATAVADPGSAVALVLFESLDAAARAALRLAPLGPSACDLFDKRHLALARDARVAFELLIPPVADAGLLVEFSAPDPRAAAGRLEEAIRLVDGPRKLCIDVRRAEDAADVALFWDLSRQVVSTLHGVRGAERPVPFVEDIVVPPAELPEFLRRMQALLKQHAATVMLFGHAAHGQLHVRPFVDPRAPQRLVPLAEALYAEVFALGGTVGGEQGLGLSRTPFFRHGFPELAAVGDRIKALFDPSGIMNPGRVAGPAAEAFPFRTLPDPAAGPPPAATAAALPVLSWSAADLLAEVEACNGCGSCRGESPLQRMCPRFREHPGEEASPRAKANLLAAIVSGRVDKRTVAGEAVSAIADTCFHCHQCTSGCAAGVDIPALVTEIRGAHVAANGLGVTDWLLSRIDGVSALGGRMAPLANALLESPRARWLAEKLLGIAMGRKLPPFTGNRTLRWAAGRGLTRPSRRGGPRVLLFLDTFARRHDPELAEALVALLERSGVGVFVDPRQVSAGMPLIAAGDVAAARRVATRNVRILAEAVRLGYRIVCPEPAAVTCIRHDYPRLVDDEDTQRVVAATCDAATFLWELHRDGRLPAPVRPLAQRVLYHAPCHVRVAGVASPAEQLLRLVPGLSVDATDRGCSGMAGTFGLARRHYRTSLRIGRGLLAAVRSGTVDIGATDCSACRIQMEQSTPKPTVHPVKLLARACGVVSDDGPSGRS
- the folE gene encoding GTP cyclohydrolase I FolE; amino-acid sequence: MTQSPSAQQSSAPGQLPGSVDHARIERAVREILLAVGEDPDREGLLQTPARVARMYAELFGGLRQDPRVHLRTAFTEKYDELVLVRDIDFHSMCEHHLLPFMGKAHIGYLPDGRVLGLSKLARIVEVVARRPQVQERLTETIADLLEEDLGAKGVAVVVEATHTCMTIRGVRKPGSLCVTSAMKGLFRANVSSRAEVLALIHGRASS